Part of the Coccinella septempunctata chromosome 3, icCocSept1.1, whole genome shotgun sequence genome is shown below.
gggtggcactgctcattatgaaacctaaaatggctttatctttttatcagggctgaatacgaaaaatggtacaggaaaaaagtgtttctttctacctcaagaatctactgttaaaatatttttacaattCAAGACTCGCTCtgtatatatgtataaataaatatatacacattcacCAGGTCCGTCTATCATTGAGCTTGGGATAATCAGGTCATAGTTAAaatcatatacatatacatataaaacTCACCCCATCAGAATAGCAACAGACAAGTTACGAATTATCAGGAAGTACTAATTAGTGGTTCTGAAAAGAACCTATTGTGTTAGAACGTATTTGTTCCACTTCATTTTGAACTAGTGTACTTGGTGACTGCTTTGGTACCTTCGCTGACTGCGTGCTTGGCCAGCTCGCCAGGTAAGAGAAGCCGTACCGCAGTCTGAATTTCCCTGCTAGTAATCGTAGAACGTTTATTGTAGTGAGCCAGTCTGCTCGCTTCAGCAGCGATACGTTCGAAAATATCATTCACAAAACTGTTCATGATACTCATAGCTTTGCTGGAAATACCGGTATCGGGATGCACTTGTTTCAACACCTTGTAAATGTAGATGGCGTAACTTTCTTTCCTCTTCCGTTTCTTCTTCTTGTCGgtcttggaaatatttttctgggCCTTGCCCGCCTTCTTAGCTGCTTTACCGCTAGTTTTCGGAGGCATCGTAGTGTCGATAAATTGATATCAAATAATAGGGTTTTCTTACCGACACAAGTTATTAGATAGGAAAATCTCACATTTTTGGCTCCGCCCATGAGTTATATACATTATatatatttgattatttttaatcGGTACACATGTGAAAATTCAATTAAGATGAAATGTCCGTAgatactaaaattttaatgaatctGTTCTCAAATGATATTCAATTAACAAATTTCTACAGAATGCAGAGGATTTTCTGTGAATTCAGTAATAACAGTAGGTACCTAATATAAACTGGACCTGTACTTAATTACCCACGTGCTTGTAGGCACCCTCTTTCACAAATGTTTCATTCTGTATCACAGATGCCATAAAACTAAAATCTACAACTTTGTCGGCATTCTCTGTAACAGTTACAGTTCTTTTTATGGGGCTTCTTTCAAAGAAGTTAATCTTTGCTTCTTTGACGCCTCCTGCCGAATATCTGGAATATTGTTGGGGCTTCTTTGATTCTCAACAAATGATAATTGTTATTTTCATATGCAGTTTCTTTATACCTAAACTAACAGAAATTATGAATAAGTTGATATTTCCAGAATGACCTTCATAAATATCAAAATGCAATTAAAATTAGCTTAACCCAAATTTTTTGGCCTGTGATCAGAAAACATGCTCCGGAAACCACCCCAGTTCAATATTCCAACAATTTTGGCTTTTCCAAACTAGTTGGTTTATAGTAAGGTGACCAGACGTCtgtcattgtgacggacagcaacgcctgaagccctaatctcattccacagtgtaatgcacaaccattgtattaatattattatattctcgtttt
Proteins encoded:
- the LOC123309936 gene encoding histone H2B, which produces MPPKTSGKAAKKAGKAQKNISKTDKKKKRKRKESYAIYIYKVLKQVHPDTGISSKAMSIMNSFVNDIFERIAAEASRLAHYNKRSTITSREIQTAVRLLLPGELAKHAVSEGTKAVTKYTSSK